TTTGCTGTCCATCTGCGTCAAGAACTAGCAGTCATTTTGCATCTTGAGTTTGCCACGCTGGCGGGCATCCGCGCGCCAGAGTTTGCGGCGCGCATCGGGCGCCTCAAGATGCCGGTATTTGCCACCGGAGAACTTAGGCCAGTCGAGAGCCATGCCCGCACGCACCATCTCGGCCGCCAAATCGCGCCCATCGGGTAGAGAGCATTCCGCCACGACGCGGTCATAGGAGAGTTCCGGCCTGATACGGGCCGTCACCGTCTGTCCCTTGCAGAGCTGCACCATCGCCCACTTCGCTTGCTTACCATACGGGTGGTCGAGCTCCGGTGCGTCGATTCCGGCCAGCCGTATATGGGTCTTATCAATCACGATGGTATCGCCATCGACGACCCAGCACTGGCCCCGTAGGACGGTTGGTGTCGGCAGAGGCGACGGCGGAATGGGACTGGTAAGGACGACAAGCCGCTCGCGGTGCCTCGGCCGGTATGTCCTGCGCTTTCCGACAAACAACCGGATCAGAATCCGCAATAACCCCATGTCATGCCCCGCGCGTCATCATCGTGCATCACATTGGCATACTTATACGGGTGCGCGCAATTTCCCGTTGAAGCGAAGGTTGCTAATCAGGAAACGGCGCTTGCGTTGTTTTCCGAAGGATAGACCACCTTGCCGTCGTCCGTCCGCCGTGCACCCGGTGTTGCGCGTGCCTCGTCGGCATGGCCGAGGTTGAGCAGGTGGGTTACGGGAGGCTTTTTATCCCGCCTTAGTGGCTTCCGAGAATACTGCCGGTATTGGTGAGCGTATAAGCCGTACCTGTAATAGCCGCACCTGCGGTACCGCCCGCGTTCCCGGCCAGCCCCGCACCGTTGTTACCGGCCGCACCCGTGGCACCCGCCGTGCCTGCCGTACCCCAGCCGCCACCTGCACCGCCCGTACCGCCTGCGCCTGCGTTCGTGCCTCCTGCCGCCCCAGTCAAGCCTGCCGTAGCTGCGCCATCAGAACCTTGGCCACGACCACCGTTGCCGCCGGTACCGCCAGAGGTATAGGCTGTTGCGGATCGGGATACGTAGTACAAGGCGCCACTATAGTGCCCTCCCTTATAATAAGTTGCCCCATCATTACCAACCACCGAAGTTGGCCCGTTCCAAGTAGCACCTCCCGCTTTATGAACCCCCGCCCACACCACACGCCAACTTGCCCCCTCTCCAAGCCACTGTTCATAGAAATAACTACCGTTAGCAACCGGGCCTTCGGAAGCGCCATAATATCCGCCGCCGCCAGTGCCACCTTTGCCGCCGCCACCGCCGCCGCCGTAGAGGTTGCCGCTATTGACCACCGTCACCCCAGTCTGCTGCACCAGCAGGGCGTTACCGCCCGCACCGCCGTTGCCGGTGCCACCTGCACCGGCAATAGTACCGTTGTTTTCGATAATCAGGTCTTTACCGCGCCCTGTGCCGGTGAGCATGGCCGCTGTACCAGCAGATGTTGAACCGACCGTCACCCCAGTATTAACGATAACGCGCTTCGTCTTGACGGTATCCGCCCAATCCGCCCCGCTGAACAGACTTTGCAGATTGACGTTCGTGGTGTTGGCCGCGATGTGTACCACCACCTCCGCCGGAACGACGTCCACCGTAAAGGTTCGCTCCACAATGTTGGCAGAGGCATCGGTCGCACGGATAGTGAAGGTGTATGTTCCGAGTGCCGAAGGTATGCCCGACACCCCTCCGGTTGCAGCATTGAATGTGGCACCCGTGGGTAACGTACCTTGCAGGCTGAAAGTGATGGTAGGACCATCATCGGAGACATTCGGCACAAACCCGAAGGGCTGCCCCATCATGGCCGTATAGCTATAGGTCGTCGGGCTGTTCCAGACAGGGTCGGAAAGGTCGGTGGGACACGCCCAGCCCATGGCGACCCAGTCGGTGCTATCGCAGAACTGAAGTTCGTTATGGGTGCTGTTATAGCGCAGGGTGCCCGCTACGTCTCCGCCACACCCCGGTCCATTCGGTTTACGCTTGGCGGCACAGGCGGTATTCACCCAACTGCTCCCATTGCAGAACTGAATGACACCTGTGGGGCTCGCATAGATAACCTCTCCCGGCACGCCTTCGGGCATCGTGCACCCTGTTTGCGGAGCGTTGGGAATGACCGCACCGGCGTTAATCCAGTTGCTACCATTGCAATACTGCATGGTTTTAACCGTGGTATTGAAAATCACATGCCCCGCGTCTCCGGCGGGATTCGTACAGGCGGCGAAAGCCGAACCGGCCATCACTGTCATCGACGTGACCGCAAAGGCCACCATGCGCCCGTGTCGATGCAATACTCTGACGAGCGAGTGACAAGCGGTTTTCATCAACCGTTAGTATCGCATCCCTATCGTGGAACGACCACACGTGTGCAAACAGGATGGGCAGAGTTTAATATCAATGGCACCATATTGAGGTTGAGGGCCGGAACATGAACAGTGAATTTCCGACGGACCCAATCGTTATAGCGGCGACGCGCGCCTTAAATCTTGGGCACCCTCCCACGGACATCAAGGATAATCTCATGGCACGAATGGGCTGTGACGAATTGCAGGCCACCGCAGCAATTGAACAGGCGGCGATCGCGATTGCCACTCGGCGCGCAGCGGAAAAGAAAGCAACCCGGACAGCGGGTCTGTGGATCCTCGGTTTTGGCGCGATCATGCTCGCCTTGGCTATGTACATGGGCTCAGGCGACGTTCCCAACGGGCGCGTTGGTCGGTTGGTCATGGGCTATGTCGTCGGTGGCGGCGCAAGCGTCGTGGGGATTTGGCTTCTGTTAAGGGGAAGCTAGGTTTGACAACAAATGGTTTGACGGCGGGCACCGCCGATACTGGAACCAAGGCCACCCTCCCCTATCCAGGCAGTGAAGCCACGGTG
This sequence is a window from Shinella zoogloeoides. Protein-coding genes within it:
- a CDS encoding Ig domain-containing protein, whose protein sequence is MVAFAVTSMTVMAGSAFAACTNPAGDAGHVIFNTTVKTMQYCNGSNWINAGAVIPNAPQTGCTMPEGVPGEVIYASPTGVIQFCNGSSWVNTACAAKRKPNGPGCGGDVAGTLRYNSTHNELQFCDSTDWVAMGWACPTDLSDPVWNSPTTYSYTAMMGQPFGFVPNVSDDGPTITFSLQGTLPTGATFNAATGGVSGIPSALGTYTFTIRATDASANIVERTFTVDVVPAEVVVHIAANTTNVNLQSLFSGADWADTVKTKRVIVNTGVTVGSTSAGTAAMLTGTGRGKDLIIENNGTIAGAGGTGNGGAGGNALLVQQTGVTVVNSGNLYGGGGGGGKGGTGGGGYYGASEGPVANGSYFYEQWLGEGASWRVVWAGVHKAGGATWNGPTSVVGNDGATYYKGGHYSGALYYVSRSATAYTSGGTGGNGGRGQGSDGAATAGLTGAAGGTNAGAGGTGGAGGGWGTAGTAGATGAAGNNGAGLAGNAGGTAGAAITGTAYTLTNTGSILGSH
- a CDS encoding thermonuclease family protein gives rise to the protein MIDKTHIRLAGIDAPELDHPYGKQAKWAMVQLCKGQTVTARIRPELSYDRVVAECSLPDGRDLAAEMVRAGMALDWPKFSGGKYRHLEAPDARRKLWRADARQRGKLKMQNDC